In one window of Streptomyces sp. NBC_01224 DNA:
- a CDS encoding carbohydrate ABC transporter permease translates to MASNTLVSRRRVPGRRRAGRRADDPGRQRTLISPAQLARPRGKAVYWIVLALVIILFTVAFMGPLYWMVTGGLKTTQEAVQSPPTAFPASVHTENYSRAWTVMDLSGLLFNTLYYAFGALAFQLLFDVAAAYSLSRLRPVFGKAILGMMLATLMIPATVLVVPQYLTVLDVPIVQRNLLNSPWVIWLPSVTNAFNIFLLKRFFDSIPGELLDAAAIDGATPLRTLRSVVLPISRPILGVVSIFAVVGVWKDFLWPMLTLPDPGKQTLNVGIYSLASGVPENVLIAALTIASVPTLLIFLLFQRNIMSGLTAGGLKG, encoded by the coding sequence ATGGCATCGAACACCCTTGTCTCCCGACGGCGCGTCCCCGGACGGCGCAGGGCCGGGCGGCGCGCCGACGACCCGGGACGCCAACGGACCCTGATCTCACCGGCCCAGCTCGCCAGGCCCCGGGGCAAGGCCGTCTACTGGATCGTCCTCGCCCTGGTGATCATCCTGTTCACCGTGGCCTTCATGGGACCGCTGTACTGGATGGTCACCGGCGGACTCAAGACCACCCAGGAAGCCGTACAGAGCCCGCCCACTGCCTTCCCCGCCTCCGTCCACACCGAGAACTACTCCCGGGCCTGGACCGTGATGGACCTGTCCGGACTTCTCTTCAACACCCTCTACTACGCGTTCGGCGCGCTCGCCTTCCAACTGCTCTTCGACGTCGCCGCCGCCTACTCGCTGTCCAGACTCCGCCCGGTGTTCGGCAAGGCCATCCTCGGCATGATGCTGGCCACCCTGATGATCCCGGCCACCGTCCTCGTCGTACCTCAGTACCTCACGGTCCTCGACGTGCCCATCGTGCAGCGCAATCTGCTCAACTCACCCTGGGTCATCTGGCTGCCGTCCGTCACCAACGCCTTCAACATCTTCCTGCTGAAGCGGTTCTTCGACTCGATACCGGGCGAACTGCTGGACGCCGCCGCCATCGACGGAGCCACGCCGCTGCGCACCCTGCGTTCGGTGGTCCTGCCGATCTCCCGGCCGATCCTCGGCGTCGTCTCCATCTTCGCGGTCGTCGGTGTGTGGAAGGACTTCCTCTGGCCGATGCTCACCCTGCCGGATCCGGGCAAACAGACCCTCAACGTGGGCATCTACTCGCTGGCGAGCGGGGTACCCGAGAACGTACTCATCGCCGCGCTCACCATCGCCTCCGTCCCGACGCTCCTCATCTTCCTGCTCTTCCAGCGCAACATCATGAGCGGTCTCACCGCAGGCGGCCTCAAGGGTTAG
- a CDS encoding YciI family protein: MKHYLLSVVTPSEAEPPSPEALEQIMRNVHGFHQELRQAGAWVFAGGLSSPTTATVVRAKDGDTLLTDGPYIEGKEYLGGLCIIKAPDLDAALDWGRKAARAITLPIEVRPFEGEAEG, translated from the coding sequence ATGAAGCACTACCTGCTCAGCGTGGTCACACCGTCCGAGGCCGAGCCGCCCTCCCCCGAGGCACTGGAACAGATCATGCGGAACGTGCACGGCTTCCACCAGGAGCTCCGACAGGCCGGGGCCTGGGTGTTCGCCGGCGGGCTGAGCTCCCCGACCACGGCCACCGTCGTGCGGGCGAAGGACGGCGACACGCTGCTCACCGACGGCCCGTACATCGAGGGGAAGGAGTACCTCGGCGGGCTGTGCATCATCAAGGCGCCCGATCTGGATGCCGCCCTCGACTGGGGCCGCAAGGCCGCGCGGGCTATCACGCTGCCCATCGAGGTCCGCCCGTTCGAGGGTGAAGCGGAGGGCTGA
- a CDS encoding carbohydrate kinase family protein yields MLDRLDLLVIGECVADIVRLPGAADQVHPGGSPANVAYGLARLGHGTTLLTQLGPDDNGRLIRDHLTGAGVEIRTDGATEPTPSAAVTLDDGGQAAYAFEITWTLDPVSLDRAPHHVHTGSIATVMEPGAATVLAAVESLRTSATVSYDPNVRPGLMGDHDAAVRKVECCVALSDVVKASDEDLQWLYPGQEPERVAERWLATGPAVVLVTRGGDGALAVLPDGQVMVDALPTAVVDTVGAGDAFMSGTLHALASQGLLGADGRERLRSLDRDTVTDVLRHAVAGAAVTVARAGANPPDEKELNTALARG; encoded by the coding sequence ATGCTCGACAGACTCGACCTGCTGGTCATCGGCGAATGCGTCGCCGACATCGTCCGGCTGCCGGGTGCGGCCGACCAGGTCCACCCGGGAGGCAGCCCGGCCAACGTCGCGTACGGTCTGGCCCGGCTCGGGCACGGCACAACCCTGCTCACCCAGCTCGGCCCGGACGACAACGGGCGGCTGATCAGGGACCATCTGACCGGCGCCGGGGTCGAGATCCGCACGGACGGTGCCACGGAGCCCACCCCGTCCGCCGCAGTGACCCTGGACGACGGCGGCCAGGCCGCGTACGCCTTCGAGATCACCTGGACGCTCGACCCGGTCTCGCTGGACCGGGCGCCCCACCACGTCCACACCGGATCCATCGCGACGGTGATGGAACCCGGAGCGGCCACCGTCCTCGCCGCCGTCGAGTCGCTGCGGACGTCCGCGACCGTCAGCTACGACCCCAATGTGCGGCCCGGGCTGATGGGGGACCATGATGCGGCTGTCCGCAAGGTCGAGTGCTGCGTCGCGCTCAGCGATGTGGTCAAGGCCAGCGACGAGGACCTGCAGTGGCTGTATCCGGGCCAGGAGCCGGAGCGGGTCGCCGAGCGGTGGCTCGCCACCGGCCCGGCCGTAGTCCTGGTCACCCGGGGAGGCGACGGCGCCCTGGCCGTCCTTCCGGATGGGCAGGTGATGGTCGACGCGCTGCCCACCGCCGTGGTCGACACCGTGGGGGCGGGCGACGCCTTCATGTCCGGCACGCTGCATGCCCTCGCCTCGCAGGGGCTGCTCGGCGCGGACGGCCGTGAACGGCTGCGCTCGCTGGACCGGGACACCGTGACCGATGTCCTGCGCCACGCGGTGGCCGGTGCCGCCGTGACCGTCGCACGGGCCGGCGCCAATCCGCCGGACGAGAAGGAGTTGAACACGGCACTCGCCCGCGGCTGA
- a CDS encoding GNAT family N-acetyltransferase, which translates to MTGRSDIVVVRWPARHGATEDGPARLLTAYHLRTQAEKGEAVAGAAELPDRYRAEISDPRAVFHDDVVLLALSGDTPVGCVVVTAAVEGRSEIKRLWTDPEFRGRGIATHLMNAALAHAEQSGVGTVRLSVWKWRTGAITLYERLGFGITEPWDARDELVCMERTV; encoded by the coding sequence ATGACTGGTCGATCCGACATCGTCGTCGTCCGCTGGCCGGCCCGGCACGGTGCCACCGAGGACGGGCCGGCCCGACTGCTGACGGCCTACCATCTGCGGACCCAGGCCGAGAAGGGCGAGGCCGTGGCCGGCGCGGCCGAACTGCCCGACCGGTACCGGGCGGAGATTTCGGACCCGCGGGCGGTGTTCCACGACGATGTCGTGCTGCTGGCCCTGAGCGGTGACACCCCTGTGGGCTGTGTCGTGGTCACCGCCGCCGTCGAAGGGCGCTCGGAGATCAAGCGGCTGTGGACCGATCCGGAGTTCCGGGGACGCGGCATCGCCACCCATCTGATGAACGCCGCACTGGCGCACGCCGAACAGAGCGGAGTCGGCACCGTTCGGCTCTCCGTATGGAAGTGGCGCACGGGCGCCATCACCCTGTACGAGCGGCTCGGCTTCGGGATCACTGAACCGTGGGACGCGCGGGACGAGTTGGTTTGCATGGAGCGCACCGTGTGA
- a CDS encoding glycoside hydrolase family 13 protein: MAASLPSEATANWWRDAAIYQIYVRSFADGDGDGTGDLAGVRAKLPHLVELGVDAVWFTPWYLSPLADGGYDVADYRTIDPAFGSLAEAEKLIVEARELGIRTIVDVVPNHVSDQHAWFRAALAAGPGSPERERFHFRTGRGTDGELPPNDWVSEFGGVPWTRLEDGEWYLHLFATQQPDLNWAHPAVRQEHEDVLRFWFERGVSGVRIDSAALLVKDPALPDFVKGRDPHPFTDRDELHDIYRSWRAIADEYGAVFVGEVWLPDSERFARYLRPDELHTAFNFNFLACPWEAVPLRTAIDDTIAEHASVGAPATWVLCNHDVTRTVTRYGREDTGFDFGAKSFGTPTDLALGTRRARAAALLSLALPGAAYLYQGEELGLPEAEIPCGRIQDPMHFRSGGTDPGRDGCRVPLPWSAQAPYAGFGSTTEPWLPQPADWSSYAADRQSADPQSMLSLYREALRLRRAEPGFRVAAGSGAQQMTWLPSAPGVLAFTRTGGLICVANLDVEPVELPGHTDVLLTSGPLDEEGRLPQDTTAWLRN; encoded by the coding sequence GTGGCAGCCAGCCTTCCGTCCGAGGCCACCGCGAACTGGTGGCGCGACGCCGCCATCTACCAGATCTATGTACGCAGCTTCGCCGATGGCGACGGTGACGGGACCGGAGATCTGGCGGGAGTACGGGCCAAGCTGCCCCACCTCGTCGAACTGGGCGTGGACGCGGTCTGGTTCACCCCCTGGTATCTGTCGCCGCTCGCCGACGGCGGATACGACGTGGCCGACTACCGCACCATCGACCCCGCCTTCGGCAGTCTCGCCGAGGCCGAGAAGCTGATCGTGGAGGCCCGCGAGCTGGGCATCCGTACGATCGTCGACGTCGTCCCCAACCATGTCTCCGACCAGCACGCATGGTTCCGTGCGGCCCTCGCCGCCGGACCCGGCAGCCCCGAGCGGGAACGCTTCCACTTCCGGACCGGACGCGGCACGGACGGAGAGCTCCCGCCCAATGACTGGGTCTCCGAATTCGGCGGCGTCCCGTGGACCCGGCTGGAGGACGGTGAGTGGTACCTGCACCTGTTCGCCACCCAGCAGCCCGACCTCAACTGGGCACACCCGGCCGTCCGCCAGGAACACGAGGACGTGCTCCGCTTCTGGTTCGAGCGGGGCGTGTCGGGTGTACGGATCGACTCGGCGGCCCTGCTCGTCAAGGACCCCGCACTGCCCGACTTCGTCAAGGGCCGCGACCCCCACCCGTTCACCGACCGTGACGAACTCCACGACATCTACCGCTCCTGGCGGGCCATCGCCGACGAGTACGGGGCGGTCTTCGTCGGCGAGGTCTGGCTCCCGGACAGCGAACGCTTCGCCCGCTATCTGCGCCCCGACGAACTGCATACCGCCTTCAACTTCAACTTCCTGGCCTGCCCCTGGGAGGCTGTGCCGCTGCGCACCGCGATCGACGACACGATCGCCGAGCACGCCTCGGTCGGCGCCCCCGCCACCTGGGTCCTGTGCAACCACGATGTGACCCGGACCGTCACCAGGTACGGCCGCGAGGACACCGGATTCGACTTCGGGGCCAAGTCCTTCGGCACACCGACTGACCTGGCACTCGGCACTCGGCGGGCCCGCGCCGCGGCCCTGCTGTCACTGGCCCTGCCCGGTGCGGCCTACCTCTACCAGGGCGAGGAACTGGGTCTTCCGGAGGCAGAAATTCCGTGTGGCCGGATCCAGGACCCCATGCACTTCCGCTCGGGCGGCACCGACCCGGGGCGCGACGGGTGCCGGGTGCCGCTGCCGTGGTCGGCGCAGGCTCCGTACGCCGGCTTCGGCTCCACCACGGAGCCGTGGCTTCCGCAGCCGGCCGACTGGTCCTCGTACGCCGCCGACCGGCAGAGCGCCGATCCGCAGTCGATGCTCAGCCTCTACCGCGAAGCTCTGCGGCTGCGCCGGGCCGAGCCGGGCTTCCGGGTGGCGGCGGGTTCCGGTGCGCAGCAGATGACCTGGCTGCCCTCGGCGCCCGGGGTGCTCGCCTTCACCCGGACCGGAGGACTGATCTGCGTCGCCAATCTGGACGTGGAACCCGTCGAACTGCCCGGACACACGGACGTCCTTCTCACCAGTGGGCCGCTGGACGAGGAGGGGAGGCTGCCGCAGGACACGACGGCCTGGCTGCGGAACTGA
- a CDS encoding ABC transporter substrate-binding protein — translation MREQTVWQFSDDRGQLSTAGRRPTRVLAYVQAGATLWDHGIRPSAIFGSDHDDQAVPDAAKTGSLSLTEVGYLGAGSTLDVDTLLSGEPDLVVAVSYGGGHVYGLAPETAKHLEEHVPVVVIDVGQARTLAEIGDRFAQLARSLGAEEATTATGDLEAARDRLRTLAAGPDRPRVVALSPAGQDRTHLARPRMWPELRVLAELGVDLVEPAEGPGANWSTVGWADAATLRPAIVLADIRANATPLDELRTNEEWSTIEHVARVLPWNPEPVCSPQAHARFLSLVADALEAAARRL, via the coding sequence GTGAGGGAGCAGACCGTGTGGCAGTTCTCCGACGATCGTGGGCAGTTGTCGACCGCAGGGCGGCGCCCGACGCGGGTGCTCGCCTATGTCCAGGCCGGAGCGACCCTGTGGGACCACGGGATACGGCCGAGCGCGATATTCGGCTCCGATCACGACGACCAAGCCGTGCCGGACGCGGCGAAGACCGGATCGCTGTCGCTGACCGAGGTCGGCTACCTCGGTGCGGGCAGCACCCTGGACGTGGACACCCTGCTGAGCGGTGAGCCGGATCTCGTGGTGGCCGTCAGCTACGGCGGCGGTCATGTCTACGGGCTCGCTCCGGAGACCGCCAAGCATCTGGAGGAGCACGTTCCGGTCGTCGTCATCGACGTGGGCCAGGCGCGCACCCTCGCGGAGATCGGTGACCGGTTCGCGCAGCTGGCACGCTCACTCGGCGCCGAGGAGGCCACGACGGCGACAGGGGACCTGGAGGCTGCCCGGGACCGGCTGCGCACGCTCGCCGCCGGACCGGACCGGCCCAGGGTGGTCGCCCTTTCCCCGGCCGGCCAGGACCGGACGCACCTCGCCCGCCCCCGCATGTGGCCCGAGCTGCGTGTGCTGGCCGAGCTCGGCGTCGACCTGGTGGAGCCGGCCGAGGGGCCCGGCGCGAACTGGTCCACGGTCGGCTGGGCGGACGCCGCGACGCTGCGCCCCGCCATCGTGCTCGCCGACATCCGCGCCAACGCCACACCCCTGGACGAGCTCCGGACGAACGAGGAGTGGTCGACGATCGAGCACGTCGCCCGGGTGCTGCCCTGGAATCCGGAGCCGGTCTGCAGTCCGCAGGCCCATGCACGGTTCCTGTCACTCGTGGCCGACGCGCTGGAGGCCGCCGCCCGGCGGCTTTGA
- a CDS encoding MFS transporter, protein MAHSTHGTRNRAVPRTLPDSPSLGRGLVLLMALAAGLSAAGNYFAQPLLDIIEVNLHIGVTAAGLIVTAAQAGYAVGLILLVPLGDIMERRRLAVSLFALTAFFLLATAAAPTGPLLIAGTLLTALTSVGAQVVVPFAATLAAPAERGRIVGVVMSGVLLGGLFGRMASGALSELGGWRTAYWVNALLMAVMAILLHKRLPRLPRQRDSAPMSYTGLLRSTLSLLRQEPLLRWRAAIGAFSMASYSVQLTALTFLLTRPPFRWNAAAIGLFGLVGVIGVVGMNFAARLSDRGRVQAVSGTAAALLTLSWLPLLAGESSLLWLAIGVISLNIAQQAGLNSAQNVIYALRPEARNRINSGFMTLFFMGGAAGAALASVVWARAGWSGICILGASLAAGSLVLWVLERVRMASATRPGSVAVTR, encoded by the coding sequence ATGGCTCATTCCACACACGGGACCCGAAACCGGGCTGTCCCGCGCACTCTCCCCGATTCGCCCTCGCTCGGGCGCGGCCTGGTCCTGCTGATGGCCCTCGCTGCCGGACTCTCGGCCGCCGGCAACTACTTCGCGCAGCCGCTGCTCGACATCATCGAGGTGAATCTGCACATCGGTGTCACCGCGGCAGGGCTGATCGTGACCGCCGCCCAGGCCGGTTACGCGGTGGGCCTGATCCTGCTCGTTCCCCTCGGGGACATCATGGAACGCCGCCGACTCGCCGTGAGCCTGTTCGCGCTGACCGCCTTCTTCCTCCTGGCCACGGCCGCTGCCCCCACCGGCCCCCTGCTGATCGCCGGGACCCTGCTCACCGCGCTGACCTCCGTCGGCGCGCAGGTCGTGGTGCCGTTCGCGGCGACGCTCGCGGCTCCGGCCGAACGCGGCAGGATCGTCGGCGTCGTCATGTCCGGTGTCCTGCTCGGCGGGCTGTTCGGCCGGATGGCCTCCGGCGCGCTCTCCGAGCTCGGCGGCTGGCGGACCGCGTACTGGGTCAACGCGCTGCTCATGGCCGTCATGGCGATACTTCTGCACAAACGACTCCCCCGGCTGCCCCGGCAGCGCGACTCGGCCCCGATGTCGTACACCGGACTTCTGCGCTCCACACTGTCCCTGCTGCGGCAGGAGCCTCTGCTCCGCTGGCGGGCAGCCATCGGCGCGTTCTCCATGGCCTCGTACAGCGTGCAGCTGACCGCGCTGACCTTTCTGCTGACCCGGCCCCCTTTCCGCTGGAATGCGGCCGCCATCGGACTCTTCGGCCTGGTGGGCGTCATCGGTGTGGTGGGCATGAACTTCGCGGCCCGGTTGAGCGACCGCGGCCGGGTACAGGCGGTGTCGGGAACGGCGGCCGCGCTCCTCACGCTCTCCTGGCTGCCTCTGCTGGCCGGCGAGTCCTCCCTGCTGTGGCTGGCGATCGGGGTGATCTCGCTGAACATCGCCCAGCAGGCGGGGCTCAACAGCGCACAGAATGTGATCTACGCGCTCCGCCCGGAGGCCCGCAACCGGATCAACTCCGGATTCATGACGCTCTTCTTCATGGGCGGGGCGGCCGGAGCCGCACTCGCTTCGGTGGTCTGGGCACGGGCGGGCTGGAGCGGCATCTGCATCCTGGGCGCTTCGCTGGCCGCCGGAAGCCTTGTGCTGTGGGTCCTGGAGCGTGTCCGGATGGCCTCCGCCACACGTCCCGGGTCCGTCGCCGTCACTCGTTGA
- a CDS encoding cupin, with product MDDLNALADEHLAAARTSAHGRSAHRLLHEEPLRQTVIALTSGSALDEHNAPAAASLQVLRGRVRLTAPSGDVELSAGGLHPIPQERHGLLALEDAVVLLTTVNE from the coding sequence ATGGACGATCTGAATGCCCTCGCCGACGAGCATCTGGCCGCGGCCCGCACCTCAGCACACGGCCGCAGCGCCCATCGCCTGCTGCATGAGGAACCCCTGCGCCAGACCGTCATCGCCCTCACCTCCGGCTCCGCCCTCGACGAGCACAACGCACCCGCCGCGGCCTCCCTCCAGGTGCTCCGCGGCAGAGTACGCCTCACGGCGCCCTCCGGCGATGTGGAGCTGAGTGCCGGAGGACTCCACCCGATCCCGCAGGAGCGGCACGGGCTGCTGGCGCTGGAGGACGCCGTAGTGCTGCTGACGACCGTCAACGAGTGA
- a CDS encoding GNAT family N-acetyltransferase: MTQPVGPRAYHPDDRAALADICVRTADNGGDSRHLYPDQELMPSIFATPYACLEPDLAFVIDDGTGQAVGYILGTANTAQFVEAFRKKWLPSVEKRFPALDGPPRTPSEEMIALLHDPERMILPELTAHPAHLHIDLLPAWQRKGYGRALMRTFLAALRAKGVEAVHLSMLTSNTPARAFYDRLGFGEIQVPDPGPVTYLGRTTEADL, encoded by the coding sequence ATGACCCAGCCTGTCGGCCCACGGGCCTACCACCCCGACGACCGTGCGGCCCTCGCGGACATCTGCGTCCGGACGGCCGACAACGGCGGCGACTCCCGGCATCTGTACCCGGACCAGGAGCTGATGCCGTCGATCTTCGCCACGCCGTACGCCTGCCTCGAACCCGATCTGGCCTTCGTGATCGACGACGGTACGGGCCAAGCGGTCGGCTACATCCTGGGGACCGCGAACACGGCGCAGTTCGTCGAAGCGTTCCGCAAGAAATGGCTGCCGTCGGTCGAGAAGCGCTTCCCGGCGCTCGACGGCCCGCCGCGAACCCCCAGCGAGGAGATGATCGCCCTCCTGCACGACCCGGAGCGGATGATCCTCCCCGAACTGACAGCCCATCCCGCGCACCTGCACATCGATCTGCTGCCCGCATGGCAGCGGAAGGGGTACGGCAGAGCACTGATGCGTACGTTCCTGGCTGCGCTGCGGGCCAAGGGAGTCGAGGCCGTGCATCTGTCCATGCTCACGTCCAACACTCCGGCCAGGGCCTTCTACGACCGTCTCGGCTTCGGCGAGATCCAGGTGCCGGACCCCGGGCCCGTCACCTACCTGGGCCGCACCACCGAAGCGGACCTGTAG
- a CDS encoding GH32 C-terminal domain-containing protein, producing MCRCPVRTLPIAPAAPVREAGQERPEPTPYVRRSRHAGTGGATEFGLRLRTGGSRRTAVGYDVGAGKPFVDRTDAGVRDFTEHFAGRTSTPLPQEAVDGERRLRIRLFMDTSSGEVFGGDGRATISSLLFPEPDDQGMAFYADGGEARIVTLTGHRLRDLFRVTDTGPDSPATPSGGEFRSGGLGDLTVVPAGHWTTTGADRTGTFDRDSTAVPTTVHGDLERTTPIRFGGPDGTSGAGSVLFRATPDTADVYAVNPDPNLRTARLLCRDGGRTTVLAEVPLLLRTGVTPPLRTDRGVRRRPSGHRCDGHPLCKRQDRAQCVRRPHRYDLAHDWQWEKERRPGPSNPGRRRESTRSVGD from the coding sequence GTGTGCCGATGCCCCGTACGGACGCTTCCGATCGCGCCGGCCGCTCCGGTTCGCGAGGCCGGCCAGGAGCGTCCCGAGCCGACACCGTACGTCCGCAGGAGCAGGCATGCAGGCACGGGCGGCGCGACCGAATTCGGCCTCCGGCTCCGCACCGGAGGAAGCCGGCGGACGGCGGTCGGCTATGACGTCGGCGCCGGGAAGCCCTTCGTGGACCGTACCGACGCAGGCGTCCGCGACTTCACGGAGCACTTTGCGGGACGGACCTCCACGCCTCTGCCCCAGGAAGCGGTAGACGGTGAACGGCGCCTGAGGATACGGCTGTTCATGGACACCTCCTCGGGCGAGGTCTTCGGCGGCGACGGCCGCGCCACGATCAGCAGTCTCCTCTTCCCCGAACCGGACGACCAGGGCATGGCGTTCTACGCCGACGGAGGCGAGGCGCGCATCGTCACACTCACCGGCCACCGGCTCCGTGACCTCTTCCGGGTCACCGACACCGGCCCGGACTCGCCCGCGACCCCGTCAGGCGGCGAGTTCCGCAGCGGCGGTCTCGGCGATCTCACCGTGGTCCCGGCCGGGCACTGGACGACCACGGGCGCCGACCGCACCGGAACCTTCGACCGGGACTCGACCGCCGTCCCCACCACCGTGCACGGCGACCTGGAACGGACGACGCCGATACGGTTCGGCGGCCCGGACGGGACCAGCGGTGCCGGTTCCGTGCTGTTCCGTGCCACGCCGGACACGGCCGACGTATACGCCGTGAACCCCGACCCGAACCTGCGGACGGCCCGGCTCCTTTGCAGGGACGGCGGACGGACGACCGTACTCGCCGAAGTGCCCCTGCTGCTGCGCACCGGGGTGACTCCTCCGCTCCGGACGGATCGAGGCGTTCGTCGACGGCCGTCCGGTCATCGATGTGACGGACACCCGCTATGCAAGCGGCAGGATCGGGCTCAATGTGTTCGGAGGCCGCACCGTTACGACCTCGCCCACGATTGGCAGTGGGAGAAGGAGCGGCGTCCGGGGCCTTCGAATCCAGGGCGGAGGAGGGAGTCGACGCGGAGCGTCGGCGACTGA
- a CDS encoding carbohydrate ABC transporter permease, with translation MSAPTLSTSKAAGPRRGHQGPARTDSGRQEFRRTLRRNISAHGFLIGAVLCFSFFSWYPMVREFILAFQKNEDGRTTWAGWSNLSHVFNDPAFWQAWRNTLLFTGLALLLGFAVPFVVAVVLNEFRHGEGYLRLLVYLPVMLPPVASVLLFKYFYDPGYGLFNRVLELLHLPAQQWLQSTDTAMLSVVIAATWMNMGGATLIYLAALQGIPGELYEAAELDGAGLLRKVWHVTVPQTRLILSLLLLMQIIATMQVFTEPFLLTNGAGPEGSTTTVVYLIYQYAFNFNNYGSAAALGLVLLVVLAGFSAVYVRLSRSSEDQ, from the coding sequence ATGTCGGCCCCCACCCTGTCCACCAGCAAGGCGGCCGGGCCACGCCGTGGACACCAGGGCCCCGCCCGTACGGACTCCGGCCGCCAGGAGTTCCGGCGAACACTGCGCCGCAACATCTCCGCGCACGGCTTTCTGATCGGAGCGGTGCTCTGCTTCTCGTTCTTCTCCTGGTACCCGATGGTCCGGGAGTTCATCCTGGCCTTCCAGAAGAACGAGGACGGACGGACCACCTGGGCCGGCTGGTCCAACCTCAGCCACGTCTTCAACGACCCGGCCTTCTGGCAGGCCTGGCGCAACACCCTGCTCTTCACCGGGCTCGCGCTCCTGCTGGGCTTCGCGGTGCCGTTCGTCGTCGCTGTCGTCCTCAATGAATTCCGGCACGGAGAGGGCTACTTGCGGCTTCTGGTCTATCTGCCGGTGATGCTGCCCCCGGTCGCCTCCGTACTTCTCTTCAAGTATTTCTACGACCCCGGCTACGGGCTCTTCAACCGTGTCCTGGAACTCCTCCACCTCCCGGCCCAGCAATGGCTCCAGTCCACCGACACCGCCATGCTCTCGGTCGTCATCGCAGCCACCTGGATGAACATGGGCGGCGCCACCCTGATCTATCTCGCCGCCCTCCAGGGCATCCCGGGCGAACTCTACGAAGCGGCCGAGCTCGACGGCGCCGGGCTGCTGCGCAAGGTCTGGCACGTCACCGTCCCGCAGACCCGGCTCATCCTCTCGCTGCTCCTGCTGATGCAGATCATCGCGACGATGCAGGTCTTCACCGAGCCCTTCCTGCTCACCAACGGCGCAGGCCCCGAGGGCTCCACCACCACCGTCGTCTACCTCATCTATCAGTACGCCTTCAACTTCAACAACTACGGCAGTGCGGCGGCACTCGGCCTCGTCCTGCTCGTCGTCCTCGCGGGATTCTCCGCGGTGTACGTACGACTGAGCCGCAGCAGCGAAGACCAGTAG